TGTCGGGTCGAGCGCATCCCCCTGGCTGAGTACGGCGACTGTGTGATCGGGCGGCTGCACGGCCGTGGCCGCCTGCGGCTGCTGCTGTTAGGCCATCTCGACACCGTCTACCCGGATGGCACGGCCGCGCAACGGCCTTTACGTATCGAGGGAAATCGGGCATATGGCCCTGGCGTGGCAGACATGAAGAATGGGCTCCTAGCTGGGGTGTATGCGCTGCGCGCGCTTCAGGCTGCAGGCTTTGATGACTTCGCCGAGATCACCTTTTTCTGCAACAGCGAGGAGGAGCTTGGCTCACCTCTATCTCGCCATCTCTACGCGCCGTTAGCCGCCCAAGCGGATGCCGCCTTAGTGCTAGAAAGCGCTCGCGCCGATGGCTGTATCGTCACCCAACGTAAGGGAGGCGGCACGATCCACGCGCTGGTGACCGGGCGCGCTGCTCATGCGGGGGTGGAGCCTGAGAAGGGCGCCAGTGCCGTGCTAGAGCTGGCCCATCTCGTCCTAGCCGCGCATCGCCTGAACGGGGCTCGTCCTGGCGTCACGGTGAACGTGGGGGTTGTGCGCGGCGGGACGCGCGGCAACGTGGTGGCCGACCAGGCGGAAGCCGAGATAGATGTGCGGTTTGTTCAGCTCGAGGACCGGGAGGCCGTATGGGCGGGGCTCCAGCGGGAAGCGATACATCCAACTGTGCCGGGCACGCGCGTGATCTTGAGCACGCGCGGCTTCACTGCGCCGATGCCACGCTCGCCTGCGATCGCTTTTCTGGCCGGGTTAGCGCGCGCCGAGGCAGAGAGGCTAGGCTTTGCAATCGAGGAGGCTAGCACCGGCGGCATGTCAGATGCCAACTTCTGCGCGGCAAGCGGCACGCCTGTGCTAGATGGGCTAGGCCCAGTGGGAGGAGCTGACCACAGTCCAGATGAGTATTTGGAACTGGACTCTATTGTGCCTCGTACAGCGTTGCTGGGAGGGCTGATTGTCCGAATTGCGCGGGCGGTGGACGAGCTGCGGGAGCTGCGGTCCAGGTAAAGCGGTGTGGGCTATTGCCATCGTCGTCTCGGATCATGGACTATGTCAGCGCGGTCATCCGGAGGCGGGTGGTGTGATGAGGGCTGCGTGAGGTGAAAGATGGGCAAGTTGCGAGACCGATTGCTGGCGGTGCTACAAGGGCCTCCGATGTCAGAGGACGAACTTCGACGCTGCCTATTAGAGATGGCGATATCGCCGGCTCAACCACGCAAAATAACTTACGAAGAATTCCTAGCCTGGGCCGACGAGGACACCTGGGCCGAGTGGGTGGATGGAGAGGTCATCATGGTCAGCCCAGCATCAAGGCTCCACCAAGAGCTTGCCTTCTTTCTAGGGAGGGTAATAGGGCTCTACGCCGATTTGTATGCGCTGGGCAAAGTCCTACTTCCTCCCTTTCAGATGAAGCTCGCCCGTTCGGGACGAGAACCTGATCTGATCTTTATCGCCAGTCAAAACCTAGAACGGCTACGAGAGGCATACCTGGACGGCCCGGCTGACCTGGTAGTGGAGATCGTATCGCCAGAAAGCATCGGGCGTGATCGAGGCGAGAAATTTTACGAATATGAGCAGGCCCATATCCCCGAATATTGGTTGGTCGATCCGGAGGTGAGACGAGCCGAATTCTATCAATTGGGGGTTGATGGGCTGTTTCATTTAGTGCCCCCTGACTCTGAGGGAATTTATCGCTCGGCCAGTCTGCCTGGCTTTTGGATCAGGGTTTCATGGCTATGGCAGAACCCCCTGCCGATGGTGGAAGACGTCCTATTGGAGATCGGCGGCGAGGCCTACGCGCGCCGCTGGATCGAGCGCTTGCGGAAGCGAGGGTTCCTGCTGAATAGGTGATCGCCTTACGGCCCCGATCGCGGCCCGTTGGCGCCGGCGCCGCTGGGCATCTGCATCCGAAACATAGGCCCAAAGCCACCTGGCCGCGGGCTCGCAGCCTCCCCTCGGTTCAGGAAAGAGGTTACGCTTCCGATCACCTGGTCTCCTGCTTTCAGCTCTGGAGATCGCACAAGAGTCCATTCACCTTGAGTCTCGCCGGGGGTGACCTGGATAGGTGTAGGAGCCCCATTGCGCAGCACCAGCACGAAGGTGCCGTTCTCACGTTGTTGGAGCGCGTTGGTTGGTATTAGCCAGCCCGTGCTGGCCTCCTCGTCGAGGAGATTGGCAACCGCTGTCATGCCGGGGCGTACTTCGCTCAGGTCAGGATCGGTCAACCGAATGGTGACCGGATAGTTGACGACACCCTGAGAAGAAGTGCTGGCAGGCGCGATGGGGTCTACTACCCCCTGGAATGTCCGACCGGGCAGCGCATCAATCGTCACCTCAGCTCGCTGGCCCACCCGGATGCGTGGGATATCCACTTCAGCCACGTTCACGGTGAGCTTGAGCGCGCTTAAGTCGGCTAGGACGAACGCCTGTGTCCCCGCACCTACTTCCTGCCCGACTGTGATGTTGACCTCCAACACAGTACCAGCGATAGGAGCGCGTAGCTCGGCCTGGGCCAGACGAGCTTCAGCTTCCTCGAGGCTCAAGCGGGCCTGCTCAACGCTAATCTCCGCCGCGCGCAGTTCCGCCTCGCTGGCGCCAGCCAACAGCGTTTCTAGTTGAGCCCTGGCGTTAGCCACCTGAGCCTGAGCCGAGGCTAACTCCGCCGCGCTGGGCCCCTTAGTAGCGGCTTCATAGGCGGCTTTAGCGGCCTCGTAGTCAGCAGTAGCCTGTTGGAGCGCTGCCGCCTGGGGGGTCATCCCGATGTCATTGCGCCAGGCAATCTTGTCATACGCGGTCTGTGCTTCCTTTAACGCTGCCTCCGCTTTGGAAAGGTTCGCCCGTAACTGCGCCAGCTCCTCTTCGCTAGCGCCTGCCAGCAGGCTCTTGTATTGTTCCTCGGCCGAGGCCAATGCCGCCTTGGCCGCCTCTAGCTCCGCCGGATTAGCCTTTTCCTGCAGCTTGTCCAACTGCGCCTGGCTAGCGGCGAGATTCAACTGCGCCTGTCGCACAGCGCGCTCCAGATTGCGCGTGTCCAAGGTTGCTAACACCTCACCGGCCGCGACGGTGTCGCCCACATCTACAGTGATGTTAGTCACTGTTCCCTCTACTTCGAACACGACATATCGCTTCTGCGCAATCTCAACATTGCCCGCTGCGCTCACCTTTGCCACCTCACTCGCCGGCCGCACCGTAGTCGTGGGGAAACCAGCTTGAGGAGTAATCTGAGCTGCTGGGAATACAGAGCGAGCTACTGAGCGGGGCAAGACACGGCTGCTCAAAAGGAAGCCTGCCCCTGCCAAGATGATCACCACCGCCAGAATCCATAGGAGCTTGCGCATAAGAGCCTCCTATTCATAACGCAAGGCCTCGATCGGGTCGAGTTGAGTCGCACGCCAGGCGGGATACAATCCGAAGACCAGGCCGCTGGCCAGGCTAACACCCAGGGCCAGCACCAGGGAGTCGGGCTCGATCTTCACCCGGAACGATATATCAGAAAAACGGCTGAAGACGGCGGCGACTAGATAGCTAAAGCTAATCCCCATTAGGCCGCCCAGCGCGCACAAAACGAGCGCCTCGGTCAAGAACTGCAGCAGGATGTCCCCATCGCGCGCGCCGACCGCTTTGCGCAGCCCGATCTCACGAGTGCGTTCGGTCACAGAGACCAGCATGATGTTCATAATGCCAATCCCACCTACTAACAGACTGATCGCCCCGATGGCTCCCAAGAATACCGTGAGGGTCTGTGAGACCTCAGAGGCCACCTCCAACAGACTAGCCTGGTTGAAGATCGAAAAATCATTCTCGGCAGTAGCCTTCAGATTGTGGCGCAGCCGCAATGTGGCTTCGATTTGCTGTTGAGCCGTATCCATCTGGCTCTCGTCTGCCACTTGGACGTTGATGCTGGTGACGATGTATTCTCCCCGATGACGAGGGGCGTTGAACAACCGGCTTTGGGCCACCGAGATAGGAACGAAGGCTTGGGTGTCCACGCTCTCAAAGCCGAAACCACC
This genomic interval from Anaerolineae bacterium contains the following:
- a CDS encoding M20 family metallopeptidase; the protein is MNLTSYLENHMLDYLSDLRALVELDCGSHNKAGVDQAGAIMAEHLRKLGCRVERIPLAEYGDCVIGRLHGRGRLRLLLLGHLDTVYPDGTAAQRPLRIEGNRAYGPGVADMKNGLLAGVYALRALQAAGFDDFAEITFFCNSEEELGSPLSRHLYAPLAAQADAALVLESARADGCIVTQRKGGGTIHALVTGRAAHAGVEPEKGASAVLELAHLVLAAHRLNGARPGVTVNVGVVRGGTRGNVVADQAEAEIDVRFVQLEDREAVWAGLQREAIHPTVPGTRVILSTRGFTAPMPRSPAIAFLAGLARAEAERLGFAIEEASTGGMSDANFCAASGTPVLDGLGPVGGADHSPDEYLELDSIVPRTALLGGLIVRIARAVDELRELRSR
- a CDS encoding Uma2 family endonuclease, producing the protein MGKLRDRLLAVLQGPPMSEDELRRCLLEMAISPAQPRKITYEEFLAWADEDTWAEWVDGEVIMVSPASRLHQELAFFLGRVIGLYADLYALGKVLLPPFQMKLARSGREPDLIFIASQNLERLREAYLDGPADLVVEIVSPESIGRDRGEKFYEYEQAHIPEYWLVDPEVRRAEFYQLGVDGLFHLVPPDSEGIYRSASLPGFWIRVSWLWQNPLPMVEDVLLEIGGEAYARRWIERLRKRGFLLNR
- a CDS encoding efflux RND transporter periplasmic adaptor subunit, producing the protein MRKLLWILAVVIILAGAGFLLSSRVLPRSVARSVFPAAQITPQAGFPTTTVRPASEVAKVSAAGNVEIAQKRYVVFEVEGTVTNITVDVGDTVAAGEVLATLDTRNLERAVRQAQLNLAASQAQLDKLQEKANPAELEAAKAALASAEEQYKSLLAGASEEELAQLRANLSKAEAALKEAQTAYDKIAWRNDIGMTPQAAALQQATADYEAAKAAYEAATKGPSAAELASAQAQVANARAQLETLLAGASEAELRAAEISVEQARLSLEEAEARLAQAELRAPIAGTVLEVNITVGQEVGAGTQAFVLADLSALKLTVNVAEVDIPRIRVGQRAEVTIDALPGRTFQGVVDPIAPASTSSQGVVNYPVTIRLTDPDLSEVRPGMTAVANLLDEEASTGWLIPTNALQQRENGTFVLVLRNGAPTPIQVTPGETQGEWTLVRSPELKAGDQVIGSVTSFLNRGEAASPRPGGFGPMFRMQMPSGAGANGPRSGP
- a CDS encoding ABC transporter permease, producing the protein MVGTTAEYAAVRNLEVASGRFLTSQDVEEQRRVVILGATLTSDLFGFTDPLGQSVRINNEPFEVVGVLKERGGFGFESVDTQAFVPISVAQSRLFNAPRHRGEYIVTSINVQVADESQMDTAQQQIEATLRLRHNLKATAENDFSIFNQASLLEVASEVSQTLTVFLGAIGAISLLVGGIGIMNIMLVSVTERTREIGLRKAVGARDGDILLQFLTEALVLCALGGLMGISFSYLVAAVFSRFSDISFRVKIEPDSLVLALGVSLASGLVFGLYPAWRATQLDPIEALRYE